A genomic stretch from Desulfolutivibrio sulfodismutans DSM 3696 includes:
- a CDS encoding O-antigen ligase family protein codes for MERFHLDALIYPSYITDKTILLHLDRSRGPLLNAAFNGLAMTICFVAGLMLRPMVSPGRRFLILILLPLFFVGVFFTSTRSAYLVFLLALGTVLFFLRSRGERWKLTPLILTLCLVAVAANTERLFSSSRERGGIAQMEEVDIRFQLIAKSLRLIREHPVLGVGLAHFSVSDSPETYQDNQHNHLIGMAVELGVIGVSVYLCLLILIFRRLYALARNPRVDRDAWANTIILLTLGITAALVNNVFVEASLCPFINVATFTFAGLASRLLEHPETLDAVI; via the coding sequence ATGGAACGATTCCACCTCGACGCATTGATCTATCCGTCCTACATAACAGACAAAACCATCCTGCTGCATCTGGATCGCTCCAGGGGGCCGCTGCTCAACGCCGCCTTCAACGGTCTGGCCATGACCATCTGCTTTGTGGCCGGCCTCATGCTGCGGCCCATGGTCTCGCCTGGACGCCGGTTCTTGATCCTGATCCTTCTGCCCCTTTTCTTCGTCGGGGTGTTTTTCACGTCCACCCGGTCGGCCTATCTCGTCTTCCTGCTGGCCCTTGGGACCGTGCTGTTTTTCCTCCGCAGCCGGGGGGAAAGATGGAAGCTGACCCCCCTCATTCTGACCCTGTGCCTGGTTGCCGTCGCGGCCAATACCGAGCGGCTGTTCTCCTCCAGCCGCGAGCGCGGGGGTATCGCCCAGATGGAGGAGGTGGACATCCGCTTCCAACTCATCGCCAAATCCCTGCGCCTGATCCGGGAGCATCCCGTCCTCGGCGTAGGCCTGGCCCATTTTTCCGTGTCGGATTCTCCCGAGACCTACCAGGACAACCAGCACAACCATCTTATCGGCATGGCCGTGGAACTGGGCGTCATCGGCGTGTCCGTCTACCTGTGCCTGCTCATCCTCATCTTCCGCAGGCTGTACGCCCTGGCCCGGAACCCCCGGGTGGACCGGGACGCCTGGGCCAACACCATCATCCTGCTCACCCTGGGGATCACGGCGGCCCTGGTGAACAACGTCTTTGTCGAGGCCTCCCTGTGCCCGTTCATCAACGTGGCCACCTTCACCTTCGCCGGGCTGGCCAGCCGACTGCTGGAGCATCCCGAAACCCTGGACGCGGTCATCTGA
- a CDS encoding GumC family protein → MTDRYTNREAGNILREIIFIIFYHKRLILKIAGATFLLFLALAVLLPSKYLCRAKFSVSMSQQIDPLQKDVYTDSKNQYMRMLSGQKEIILSNRVLMRAAQALYPGKTEAEYQKLVAKLGKDIEVGPPKGESFEAASDFILSFDDSDPRMAYNMVKEVSQAYLAVFEEIAKQRTEYSYDFFKQQVDSLYVTMREKADLLKAYESENALALVDILNLEGNKANAETGAKTQLNAVQTKRQALREEFVGLERTIADLEASMAGDQGPAILPDMEGSGKTITAYRYKVAQLRMQIQEMDTQFTPQYEPLRRLKQELEANIELLRNETGRYLEGRRIQAESITSMISELDLAIAQLEDSLRATAQLRSTYAFLRNDYELAKTAYAEASAKLEQARQANSLSRPDLIVTLVDPAVEPMTPYKPNRIGLAVLGLFLGIFLGLSAAFTLDFFDHSIKTPEDIERWCDVPLLGSLPHSGA, encoded by the coding sequence ATGACCGACAGATACACCAACCGCGAAGCGGGCAATATCCTGCGTGAAATCATCTTTATTATCTTTTACCATAAAAGATTGATCCTCAAGATCGCCGGGGCGACGTTCCTGCTCTTTCTGGCCCTGGCGGTCCTTTTGCCCTCGAAGTACCTGTGCCGGGCCAAGTTCTCGGTGAGCATGAGCCAGCAGATCGATCCCCTGCAAAAGGACGTCTACACCGACTCCAAGAACCAATACATGCGGATGCTCTCGGGACAAAAGGAGATCATCCTGTCCAACCGGGTGCTCATGCGCGCGGCCCAGGCGTTGTATCCCGGGAAGACCGAGGCCGAGTACCAGAAGCTGGTGGCGAAACTGGGCAAGGACATCGAGGTGGGGCCGCCCAAGGGCGAGAGCTTCGAGGCCGCCAGCGACTTCATCCTGAGCTTCGACGACAGCGATCCCCGCATGGCCTACAACATGGTCAAAGAGGTTTCCCAGGCCTATCTGGCGGTCTTCGAGGAGATCGCCAAACAGCGCACGGAATATTCCTATGATTTCTTCAAGCAGCAGGTGGACAGCCTCTACGTGACCATGCGCGAGAAGGCGGATCTGCTCAAGGCCTACGAGAGCGAAAACGCCCTGGCCCTGGTGGACATCCTCAATCTCGAAGGCAACAAGGCCAACGCCGAGACAGGGGCCAAGACCCAGCTCAACGCGGTCCAGACCAAGCGCCAGGCCCTGCGCGAAGAGTTTGTGGGGCTGGAGCGGACCATCGCCGACCTGGAGGCCAGCATGGCCGGCGACCAGGGACCGGCCATCCTGCCGGACATGGAAGGCAGCGGCAAGACCATCACCGCCTACCGGTACAAGGTGGCCCAACTGCGCATGCAGATCCAGGAAATGGACACCCAGTTCACCCCCCAGTACGAGCCCCTGCGCCGCCTGAAGCAGGAGCTTGAGGCCAACATCGAACTGCTGCGCAACGAGACCGGGCGGTACCTGGAGGGGAGACGGATCCAGGCGGAAAGCATCACCAGCATGATCAGCGAACTGGATCTGGCCATTGCCCAGTTGGAGGATTCCCTGCGCGCCACGGCCCAGTTGCGCTCCACCTACGCCTTCCTCAGAAACGATTATGAGCTGGCGAAAACCGCCTACGCCGAGGCCAGCGCCAAGCTGGAACAGGCCCGGCAGGCCAACTCCCTGTCCCGGCCCGACCTGATCGTGACCCTGGTCGATCCCGCCGTGGAGCCCATGACGCCGTACAAGCCCAACCGCATCGGCCTGGCCGTCCTGGGCCTTTTCCTGGGGATTTTCCTGGGCCTGTCCGCAGCCTTCACCCTGGATTTCTTCGACCACTCCATCAAAACTCCGGAGGATATCGAACGCTGGTGCGACGTGCCGCTTCTGGGCTCCCTTCCCCACTCGGGGGCGTAG